A genome region from Fibrobacter sp. includes the following:
- a CDS encoding alanine--glyoxylate aminotransferase family protein, which yields MSEYSNQGSFLMTPGPVTLSDTVRKALSNEIIFHRYSSFESLFEDTCNLLHTILDTTPEHQVLILTGTGTLANESAISSVFNENDRLLMLSNGDFGERLITMASMHGIPHKSLRYEWGEEIDCRQVEHLLCSEKFTGIVMVGLETSTGMSNPVEEIGLLSEKYRLIYFLDAVSAIGSEYISVKDDNIDVCITVPNKGIGGPPGLGVVALSPAAVRNAERNKGRSMYLDLNRYLDFARKRQTPTTPAVSLFYGLKAALTELKEETVDRRILRYQENTAFILDRLQQFGVTPFVKNSSARSNAVLTLSFPDYIDIVDMHNHFIKNGITLWKPLHPGPLKPYNCMQLSVMGAVRKSQIMKFLDLFEDYVKTLVPEVKA from the coding sequence ATGTCTGAGTATTCAAACCAGGGATCATTTCTGATGACTCCAGGACCGGTTACCCTTTCAGATACAGTCCGGAAAGCTTTATCGAATGAGATTATCTTTCACAGATATTCGTCATTTGAATCACTGTTTGAAGATACCTGTAATTTACTGCATACAATTCTGGATACCACTCCGGAACATCAGGTTCTCATTTTAACGGGAACAGGAACACTGGCCAATGAGTCAGCGATATCATCGGTTTTCAATGAGAATGATCGCTTGTTAATGCTTTCTAATGGTGATTTTGGTGAACGATTGATAACTATGGCGAGTATGCATGGAATCCCCCACAAGTCACTCCGCTATGAGTGGGGAGAGGAGATAGATTGCAGGCAGGTTGAGCATCTTCTATGTTCTGAAAAATTTACAGGAATAGTAATGGTTGGTTTGGAAACAAGTACAGGGATGTCTAATCCTGTAGAGGAAATCGGATTGCTCTCAGAAAAATACAGGTTGATTTATTTTCTCGATGCTGTGAGTGCAATCGGATCGGAATATATATCAGTAAAGGATGACAATATTGATGTCTGTATTACAGTTCCAAACAAGGGTATCGGTGGTCCTCCCGGATTGGGAGTAGTTGCATTGTCACCTGCTGCAGTTCGGAATGCAGAACGGAATAAAGGGCGAAGCATGTATCTGGACCTGAATCGATATCTTGACTTTGCCCGAAAAAGGCAGACTCCGACAACTCCTGCTGTAAGTTTGTTTTATGGTCTAAAAGCCGCTTTAACAGAACTGAAAGAGGAAACTGTAGATAGAAGAATTTTACGATATCAGGAGAACACAGCTTTTATTCTTGACCGCCTTCAGCAATTCGGAGTAACACCTTTTGTAAAGAATTCCAGTGCCCGCTCCAACGCTGTCCTTACACTCTCCTTTCCAGATTATATAGATATCGTAGACATGCACAACCATTTCATCAAAAATGGCATAACACTATGGAAACCCCTGCATCCCGGACCTCTGAAGCCATATAACTGTATGCAACTTTCTGTAATGGGTGCAGTAAGAAAATCACAAATTATGAAATTTCTTGATCTCTTTGAAGACTATGTGAAAACCTTAGTACCTGAGGTGAAAGCCTAA
- a CDS encoding NTP transferase domain-containing protein gives MTFPGTGYINTGFITPFILAGGEGSRMGLYGEYCPKPLMVAYNQSLLHRNLSFLASAGFHQIIVSTRESLYERIYQHVDSISKKDDNFQNVNLRVLCNPQHQAGSLEALRWGLDHVTTSWTLMCFSDIFFISNPFGDIYLSDENSDMLGKGPITSEMQLKKGGILYQNNGEVEGIFERPCTDLRLDISVRWNGIALFKTESARYDLDQFFTATKSHGLPEGDFFEYRRLKGRKITCHGNSDFININTIDDLYMASLYAGREKLFLKDNRDRESVFTCTQDLIRMMSAHEMEKSLI, from the coding sequence ATGACCTTTCCTGGTACAGGTTACATAAATACCGGCTTTATCACTCCGTTTATACTTGCAGGCGGTGAGGGATCCAGGATGGGGCTTTACGGGGAGTATTGTCCAAAGCCTCTTATGGTTGCATATAACCAGTCACTTCTGCATCGCAACCTTAGTTTCCTTGCCTCTGCCGGATTTCATCAAATTATAGTTTCAACGCGAGAATCTTTATATGAGCGGATTTATCAACATGTTGATTCCATTTCAAAAAAAGATGATAATTTTCAGAATGTAAATCTCAGAGTATTGTGTAACCCTCAGCATCAGGCTGGTTCTCTGGAAGCGTTAAGATGGGGATTGGACCATGTGACAACAAGTTGGACGCTTATGTGCTTCAGTGACATTTTTTTTATCAGCAATCCATTTGGTGATATTTACCTGAGCGATGAAAATTCAGATATGCTGGGGAAAGGTCCCATTACTTCTGAAATGCAGTTAAAAAAAGGAGGAATACTGTATCAGAATAATGGAGAGGTAGAAGGCATATTTGAACGTCCGTGTACCGATTTAAGACTGGATATATCAGTGAGGTGGAATGGAATTGCACTTTTTAAGACCGAATCAGCAAGATATGATCTTGACCAATTCTTCACGGCTACAAAAAGCCATGGGCTACCCGAAGGTGATTTTTTCGAGTACCGCAGGTTAAAAGGCAGGAAAATAACCTGCCATGGTAATTCAGACTTTATCAATATAAACACAATTGATGATCTTTACATGGCTTCTCTTTATGCAGGAAGGGAGAAGTTATTTCTAAAGGATAACCGGGACAGGGAATCAGTTTTCACGTGCACACAGGATTTAATCAGAATGATGAGTGCACATGAAATGGAAAAAAGCTTGATATGA
- a CDS encoding B12-binding domain-containing radical SAM protein encodes MISSLYLIRPRPDFPNPYSMEFFEELGYKPVVQSFDLSITTVAAMVPDSMKVTLCDESLEPVDFETDADLIGITAIGTQFKRMLWIADEFRKRNKLVMIGGPFASLNPDLVRDHCDILVKGEIELIYQKLFSDLHQGKWEREYCGERPETIVNPIPRLDGYKNDRALGGNIQTSRSCPFECEFCDVITFLGKGQRLKPVEDVIRELENLRAYGYNMATFADDNITANRQNARKLFTAIRDWNNEKCNGLFKFSAQLSIDFADDQELLELLRDSNVIYAFVGIETPNEESLRESKKRHNLAGEIHERVRKCVENGIALSSGIMVGFDADRSDIFDKQYEFAMSLPIPIFIIRAVVAPFQTPLYKRLREQNRIIETGTEFCENIYETNIIPRNMSRETLAEGVKYLVNKLYTPDAFEHRIQLFLDTFKNGPLYIETNLRKYLNVKMRMIERDANDILQNHFSSLGAGEAKLFQRLQKEYFSNMKFSMRGKAILSGFLMAYMQHRYLYKKQKIWKDTQNLTPEPVTA; translated from the coding sequence ATGATCTCTTCCCTTTATCTTATTCGCCCAAGACCAGATTTTCCCAATCCCTACTCCATGGAATTTTTTGAAGAACTAGGATATAAACCGGTTGTGCAAAGTTTTGATTTATCTATAACTACCGTAGCTGCCATGGTCCCGGATTCTATGAAGGTAACTCTTTGTGATGAATCACTGGAGCCGGTGGATTTTGAAACAGATGCAGATTTGATCGGAATTACCGCAATAGGAACCCAATTTAAAAGAATGCTCTGGATTGCCGATGAATTCCGGAAGCGAAATAAGCTTGTGATGATCGGTGGACCTTTTGCTTCTCTTAATCCTGACCTGGTCAGAGATCATTGTGACATACTAGTCAAAGGAGAAATCGAGCTAATATACCAGAAGCTTTTTTCAGATTTACATCAGGGCAAATGGGAACGGGAGTATTGCGGTGAGCGTCCCGAAACCATAGTCAATCCGATACCAAGGCTTGATGGATATAAAAACGACAGGGCACTTGGTGGTAATATCCAGACATCGCGATCTTGTCCGTTTGAATGTGAGTTTTGTGATGTAATTACATTTCTTGGTAAGGGTCAGCGATTAAAGCCTGTAGAAGATGTAATCAGGGAGTTGGAAAATCTGCGGGCTTATGGTTACAATATGGCTACTTTTGCGGATGACAATATTACGGCAAACCGCCAGAATGCCAGGAAGCTGTTTACCGCTATCCGTGACTGGAATAATGAAAAATGTAACGGGTTGTTCAAGTTTTCCGCGCAATTGTCGATAGACTTTGCGGATGATCAGGAGTTATTGGAATTGTTGAGAGATTCTAATGTCATATACGCTTTTGTGGGCATTGAAACACCGAATGAAGAGAGCCTTCGGGAATCAAAAAAGCGGCATAATCTGGCAGGAGAAATACATGAACGGGTGAGGAAATGCGTAGAGAACGGAATTGCTCTTTCCAGTGGCATAATGGTTGGTTTCGATGCTGACAGGTCGGATATTTTTGATAAGCAATATGAATTTGCCATGTCATTACCCATCCCGATTTTCATTATCCGTGCAGTAGTTGCGCCTTTCCAGACACCGCTTTACAAAAGGTTGCGTGAACAGAACCGGATAATAGAGACTGGCACAGAATTTTGTGAAAACATTTATGAAACCAATATCATTCCCCGAAACATGTCGCGTGAAACACTGGCAGAGGGAGTGAAATACCTGGTAAACAAACTCTATACTCCAGATGCTTTCGAACACAGGATACAGTTGTTTCTTGACACATTCAAAAATGGTCCTCTGTATATCGAGACGAACTTAAGAAAATATCTGAATGTAAAAATGCGGATGATAGAGCGTGATGCCAATGATATTTTACAGAACCATTTCAGCAGTCTTGGTGCAGGCGAGGCGAAACTGTTTCAAAGACTTCAAAAGGAATACTTCTCAAATATGAAGTTTTCAATGCGTGGGAAAGCGATACTTTCAGGGTTTCTAATGGCTTATATGCAGCATCGCTATCTCTATAAAAAACAGAAGATCTGGAAAGATACACAAAATTTGACACCAGAACCAGTAACAGCATAA
- a CDS encoding glycosyltransferase family 2 protein — translation MKIIAATRTYNDQYFIETFVRHYLSLGVDEILVFDSASQDNTVKIVREIGRKYPQVELSISSPDLRHTSDTKEAESCNFVLQSAIQRTMALSQPVWWIFPDIDEFLENPPSGLHSFFPGFTENIIRGVFLEWYLDPSKAIKSVSSKEMLRLALKGRLKGKQLLAMEDPFYKDCILKLDPQVISSPDQIKTTLGNHRLVINGKVTTGKSSSWALFHHLRGVPFIESQRRIRTRIGLFQAGHDEKYDAQLYLHFQKLQNQLRDYQNYYSKLLSDSDLRKQAEECRNFDSEESKFDRFIEEIYLAREEAYIGN, via the coding sequence ATGAAGATTATCGCAGCTACAAGGACATATAACGACCAGTATTTTATTGAAACGTTTGTACGTCATTATTTGAGTCTTGGTGTTGATGAGATTCTTGTTTTTGATTCTGCTTCTCAAGACAATACAGTGAAGATAGTGAGAGAGATTGGCAGAAAATATCCTCAGGTTGAGCTTTCAATATCGTCGCCGGATTTACGCCACACGAGTGATACAAAGGAGGCGGAGTCATGTAACTTTGTTTTACAGTCTGCTATCCAGCGGACGATGGCACTTTCCCAGCCTGTCTGGTGGATTTTTCCGGACATAGATGAATTTCTTGAGAACCCGCCGTCAGGACTGCATTCTTTTTTTCCCGGGTTTACAGAAAATATAATAAGAGGAGTATTTCTGGAGTGGTATCTTGATCCTTCAAAGGCGATAAAATCGGTCTCTTCAAAGGAGATGTTAAGATTAGCGTTAAAGGGGCGTCTGAAGGGAAAGCAGCTTTTAGCAATGGAGGATCCCTTTTATAAAGATTGTATTTTAAAGCTCGATCCTCAAGTGATTTCCTCACCGGATCAGATAAAGACTACTTTGGGAAATCATCGTCTGGTAATTAATGGAAAAGTCACTACAGGAAAAAGCTCATCATGGGCTCTGTTTCATCATTTGCGTGGAGTCCCTTTTATCGAGAGTCAACGCCGGATCAGAACTCGTATTGGCCTTTTTCAAGCCGGTCATGATGAAAAGTATGATGCGCAGCTTTATCTTCATTTTCAGAAGCTGCAGAATCAACTTCGCGATTACCAGAATTATTACTCTAAATTATTATCAGATTCAGACCTTCGGAAGCAAGCCGAGGAATGCAGGAATTTCGATTCTGAAGAGAGTAAATTCGATCGCTTTATAGAGGAGATTTATCTGGCAAGGGAAGAAGCTTATATTGGTAATTGA